The nucleotide sequence ttttattaatagaattgcatttatttgaaacagtttttgtaaatgttgtgGGATGATATATATAAGTTACTTTACCATcagttttgattaattaaatatgtccttgctaatatatatatatatatatatatatatatatatatatatatatatatatatatatatatatatatatatatatatatatacattattgacCCCAAACAGTGGTGTATGTCTATGGAATTTAGCTACAAGTGTTAtgagaatatttaaaatatatttaaatacaagaaTCTGGCACATGAGTATCTTTTGTGGAGGGAGATTTGTTTATAGTTTTGCATATATATTAATTAGGATAGATTACAGTCTGAATAAATGATTGACagtattaataatatacaatgtattaataatatacattGTGTGGAATAGCTAAACGGAATAAAACTGTTAGCCTGTTTTCATGGCTGGACTCCGTGCTGTTTTTTATATGCAATCAAATATGTTCAATGAATGTGTGTTATACACTGAATACATTAACCTTTCCGAACCGGTTCTGTGTAATGTATGTGCCTGAAGAGCAACCACATGATGTGTGCTTTgatgtctctctctcctctctctcttacacacacacacacacacacacacacacacgcaagcacaCGCAAGCACGCACGCTTGCCTCCTCCCCCTGCGCGTGCGTGCGTCTGCGGTACAACATCAACAGAATGAGCCCTTCGCGTTTACTGTCAGAAATTAAACAAACCCTTTACGCTTCCAAGTAATTCACTGTATTTAAGTATCGAGTGCGTTTCAAACTAATTCTCACAGTCGCCTTATCCGGACTAAACTCCGCTGTTGAAGGTGGTAAGACATTTTTTGCTATTTCTTGAAATTTGGTTATGTGCTAGGCCGCAGTCTTATATTCGAACATGCATTTATTGCTATCGGCGTTTAGATTCAACCAGACCCAATACATTTttcttgcattttaaattaatttggtttcaaaataaaaaaacgacATCTTTCAACCTATATGTTTTTAACAGCAACGCTTCCGCAAAAGTTGTCTAAGTTATCAATAAAGGCAGGGCTGCAAAACAACAGAGCGAACAGGAAAGCTTATTCCTCGTTTTAAGCAGgataacatttctttaaaaactaaCCATAACACATACATTATTTTGGCTTGCTATAGTGAGACCCGTTTGTGGCACGTGAATTGGCAAGCCAGTAGTGCTGCATGCATGCGAGTCTTCTTTGTCAAATGTCCTGTGCATGAGACCAGTGGTGGTGCATGGGGATAAATCTAACAGTGCAATGAGCCCTAACATGACAAAACATAATCTAGACAGATTCAGTGCAAAATGGTTTGATTCagtaagtttaaaaataaattgtaggcATCATCATGTTAATACAAACTTCATGCATGGTAAAAAGTATCTGAGCCTTCATAGCATGTGACAGACAGTACAGTAAGTTCTTCTCACTGGTTTAACAATTGCTGCCATAAAAGGCTTTCCAATGCCTCTTAAAAGAAAGTTACCAATTGTAGGCCCAAGGCACAAGTGAAAGTAGCCTAAAGTTACAATATGAGCCATTTGAGGAAGAGTTTACAAACATACAGTGTCAATTCATTCAGTGCAAGACCAGTGGTTTGGTAACTTACATTAATATCCTTTTAGAGCTGGCAAggatttaaaaactaattttcttTAAACCCAACACCAAAAGAATCTGCAACATTTTCTCCTCTCTGGCTATAATTTGTCCTGCAGACCTGGTAAAGCTACATTTTGTGTCACCATATTGCCAAATGACAATAAACTAAACttgattttacttttaataacATAGTATGGTGTCTTGACAGTgtcttaaaataatattgttttatattaatttattcagtaCCCAGTGTTCTGGATCTGTTTGGACAGGATTACTAAGAAACttattatcatatatttttttttagaaatatgcTTAATACATCACATCCAAGGTCAAATTAGTTGGTTGTCAACATATTCCATCCACTAAGACAATTTGCACACTGTGCACAGGTGGCATTCATGCTGCAGAAATAGCAAGATAAGTATGGTACCAGCTATTGCAAACATTCTGAGCTTCTGAACAACCTGTGATGATGATTAACAGTAAACAGAGATGTAGAATAATGTATCTGTAATAAGCATTAAATTACTTGTAAAGAGGAAttgacaaacaaaaaaacatatttagaaaatGAACTTGCCAATGAATTTTTGTGTATTAAAACAAGGGAGCAAATAAAGTGAAAACAAAAGTGGGCCCAAAGTTGATTCCAGAGGCACACCGCAAGTTAATGgtacagaagaagaaaaattcCCAACCTCCACCAAAAATGTTCTATCACAAATAGAGGATTTAAACCATTGCAATGCAGTACCTTGAAATCCTACACAGTTGCTCATCCTTTCAAGTAAAATGGCAAGATCagttgtgtcaaaagcagcactgagGTCCAAGAGTACTAGAATTGCAGAGTCCCCAGCTAACAAAAGATCATTCAGGACCTTTAGCAAAGATGACTCTGTACTATGATGTTGTCTAAAACCCCACTGAAACTTGTCTAACAAATTATTCTCACTTACAAactgtaaaatacagtaaattggTGGAAGACACAGAGTGTTGTTGTGTGTTTGGAACTACTTGTTTGTTTTCCTGCAGGTATCTATAGCGTAACCAACTATAAGTGCGAAAAAATTGAGAGGAGGGGCAAGAGTAGATCTGGAATGGCCGGAGGAAGAAGAGGAGCGAATAGAACGACATATTGTCGTTCTCCGCTGAGCAGTGAGTCTGGTTCCATTGGCAACGGAAACCACTCCACAAGCTCACCTGTGACAGGTGTGAGGTCACGAACCAGGTGGGGGCACATTTAAGCATAATGTTACACACAAACTAATGTTCTGTTCCTATGAAAACATCCTTTTCCAATAACATGCTGTTTTCAAATCCGTGCGGTCATCAGGAATGGATCAGGGACGGGAATGTCCAGCCCTCCGTTGGCCACTCAGACGGTGGTGCCACTGAAGCACTGTAAGATTCCGGAGCTCTCTGTGGACCAGAACGTCCTGTTTGAGCTGCACCTGTTTGTGTGCCATCTTACAGCTCTGTTTGTACATTACGTCAACATCTACAAAACCGTGTGGTGGTACCCCCCCTCGCACCCACCTTCACACACCTCTCTAGTAAGTCACgtcataaatcttaaatttaacaACACCGAAGCAtccaatctttattttttttttaaaataatttttctttgtcTCTGCAGAACTTCCACCTCATTGATTATAATATGTTGGTGTTCACCATCATAGTGCTGGCTCGCAGGCTAATTGCTGCCATTGTAAAAGAGGTAACGTGCCTTATATCCTGgatctttatttcattttaatagctTTAAAAATGTTGTGCATCAATCATTTCCCATTCTTTCTTTGCTTCAAAGGCATCACAAAGTGGGAAGTTGTCCTTCCCTCACTCTGTCTTCCTGGTGACAGCTCGTTTTGCTGTCCTGACCCTTGCAGGATGGAGTCTGTGTCGTTCACTTATTTATCTCTTCAAGACGTATTCCGTACTCAGCCTGCTCTTCCTCTGCTATCCGTGAGTAATAATCTACAACTTTGCTGCTATTGAATCTAATGTTTTCAAGTGCTGTCATGATTACCATTGCTTTGTGAGATTTCGTGGGTGAAATACAGTCATTTAAATGAGATCCATGTGATCTAGAATTTTTTTTGAAGGTTTTCAACACAGATTTTGCATCAGTCACACAAGTTTGCTATGTTGGCCAACAGAAAGCTGGTTGGTTTGAAAGTAACATCTGTGTGTGAGCTGTGAATAATGGACCTTTTTGCCCATaaaattttgctaatgtgactCCACCTTTACTGCTTTCATAATGCATATATGATGGGTCATGATGGTTGACTAGTTACTTATAATATGGAATTATTGTGCTTTGtgatatatattgttatttttttagctCAGGAGCTTTACAATACTTTACAacacgatagatagatagatagatagatagatagatagatagatagatagatagatagatagttagatagataatTTATATGAATTAGAATGTTTCAACATGCTcatctatctttctctctcaggtTTGGAATGTACATCCCTTTCTTCCGACTCAGCTGTGACTTCCGGAGGGCTGGATCCATGTCCCCATTAGGCAGCATGAGTTCCAAAGAGGTGAACAGTGCTGCTTTGGGCCGTGGGGGACGGGACTATCTGTCCGTCCTGAAGGAAACATGGAAACAGCACACGAGTCAGCTGTACAGTGCTCAACCCATGCCCACCCACGCCTGCTGTCTCTCTCCTGACCTTATCCGCAAAGAAGTGGAGTACCTGAAGATGGACTTCAACTGGAGGATGAAGGAGGTGTTGGTTAGCTCCATGCTCAGCGCCTACTACGTTGCATTCGTACCTGTTTGGTTCGTCAAGGTGAGTGCATTGACAGGTGGTCTTTTgtgcataaacacacatatagTGTACGGACTGCAGAGGGATATTCCAGAAAGCAAGGTTAAATGACCTTACACATACCCTGAACTCTCAGCTGATTAACCCAAAGCTTTCTGACTCAAGGTTTGCTGGTTCCAAAAAAGCATCCGGGATTAAGTTAATTCAGCTCAGAGTATGTTCACAAGGTATGGTCGTATCAATCCTTAAGTATTGATATATTGATACTGATGTCAGTATTGAAAGGATTGATACTAATATGTATATGAAAAATATTGACACTAAGGTGTTTTATTTACCagtgaatttg is from Carassius auratus strain Wakin chromosome 13, ASM336829v1, whole genome shotgun sequence and encodes:
- the LOC113112597 gene encoding transmembrane protein 39B — encoded protein: MAGGRRGANRTTYCRSPLSSESGSIGNGNHSTSSPVTGVRSRTRNGSGTGMSSPPLATQTVVPLKHCKIPELSVDQNVLFELHLFVCHLTALFVHYVNIYKTVWWYPPSHPPSHTSLNFHLIDYNMLVFTIIVLARRLIAAIVKEASQSGKLSFPHSVFLVTARFAVLTLAGWSLCRSLIYLFKTYSVLSLLFLCYPFGMYIPFFRLSCDFRRAGSMSPLGSMSSKEVNSAALGRGGRDYLSVLKETWKQHTSQLYSAQPMPTHACCLSPDLIRKEVEYLKMDFNWRMKEVLVSSMLSAYYVAFVPVWFVKSTQYVDKRWSCELFILVSVSTSIILMRHLLPPRYCDLLHKAAAHLGCWQKVDPSLCSNVLQHIWTEEYMWPQGVLVKHSKNVYKAMGHYNVAVPSDVSHYRFYFFFNKPLRILNILIILEGAMIFYQLYSLMCSEKWHQTISLALILFSNYYAFFKLLRDRIVLGKAYSYSASASNHKVS